One Phycisphaerae bacterium RAS2 DNA window includes the following coding sequences:
- the sat gene encoding Sulfate adenylyltransferase, with product MPDLVPVHGGLAAPVDRTVPANRLKDFEREAATLKAVPVDDADLSSVYRFGDGALSPLTGPMNHDAWQRCLDEGAIEHGGKKYAWTIPISLPVDSDTAASLKAGQKVQLVNSRGAAVAILTIGDIFSYDKPRYLKAVYQTERTDHPGGRMVMGDNRSMLLGGEIEVLPQPKHPDYGQFVLRPTETRKLFAEKGWTRVVAFQTRNPLHRAHEYALVYGLETLVRTCDTAGAVLNPLIGETKGDDVDAATRMRTYRALIDQNALGQGDSDAALWKTKSYTLHDRVILLGLDIKMFYGGPKEAVMHAIYRQNYGFTDIIIGRKHADAPYDDGKDIWDGLAAQRIFDSLGGHLAIKPLKVGFAAFYESIGRVDLVENHADEKPVSISGREIREQLQAGTLPDARIMRPETARILMEKMKK from the coding sequence ATGCCCGACCTCGTTCCCGTTCATGGCGGCCTCGCCGCTCCCGTAGATCGCACCGTCCCCGCGAACCGCCTCAAGGACTTCGAGCGCGAAGCCGCGACGCTCAAGGCCGTGCCCGTGGATGACGCCGACCTGTCCAGCGTTTACCGCTTCGGCGACGGCGCGCTCTCCCCGCTGACCGGGCCGATGAATCACGACGCGTGGCAGCGCTGCCTCGATGAAGGCGCGATCGAGCACGGCGGCAAGAAATACGCCTGGACGATTCCCATCTCGCTGCCGGTCGACAGCGACACCGCGGCATCGCTCAAAGCGGGCCAGAAGGTGCAATTAGTGAATTCGCGGGGCGCGGCCGTCGCGATCCTGACAATTGGCGATATCTTTTCCTACGACAAGCCCCGCTACCTCAAGGCCGTCTACCAGACCGAGCGCACCGACCACCCCGGCGGGCGAATGGTGATGGGCGACAACCGCTCGATGCTGCTCGGCGGCGAGATCGAAGTCCTGCCCCAGCCGAAGCACCCCGACTACGGGCAGTTCGTGCTGCGTCCCACTGAAACGCGGAAGTTGTTTGCCGAGAAGGGCTGGACGCGCGTCGTCGCGTTTCAAACCCGCAACCCGCTTCACCGCGCGCACGAATACGCACTCGTTTACGGACTGGAAACACTTGTGCGTACATGCGACACGGCCGGCGCTGTGCTAAACCCCCTCATCGGCGAGACCAAGGGCGACGACGTCGACGCCGCCACGCGAATGCGAACGTATCGCGCGCTGATCGATCAGAACGCCCTCGGCCAGGGCGACAGCGACGCCGCGCTGTGGAAGACAAAGAGCTACACACTGCACGACCGCGTCATTCTGCTCGGCCTCGACATCAAGATGTTCTACGGCGGGCCGAAGGAAGCCGTCATGCACGCCATTTATCGCCAGAATTACGGCTTCACCGACATCATCATCGGACGCAAGCACGCCGACGCCCCCTACGACGACGGCAAGGACATCTGGGACGGCCTCGCAGCGCAGCGGATCTTCGATTCGCTCGGCGGGCATCTCGCGATCAAGCCGCTTAAAGTCGGCTTTGCGGCGTTCTACGAGAGCATCGGCCGAGTCGATCTCGTCGAGAATCATGCCGATGAGAAGCCCGTCAGCATCAGCGGGCGCGAGATCCGGGAGCAGCTCCAGGCCGGCACGCTGCCCGATGCCCGCATCATGCGGCCTGAAACGGCGCGGATTCTGATGGAGAAGATGAAAAAGTAA
- the aroB gene encoding 3-dehydroquinate synthase has protein sequence MTSNSHSSVTVELGERSYSIHIGAGLLDGLGASVRSCCPGARQVAVVTDSNVGPLYADRALTSLAAEGFAATWMTIPAGESSKSLAIASELYDALAEGRHARDEPIIALGGGVVGDVAGFVAATWLRGVPLIQCPTTTEACFDASVGGKTAVNHAAGKNLIGAFHQPALVCIDTACLATLSDRDYRAGLAESVKHAIIADEAFLTWHEQHAAAICSRDDAALVQLVRRNCEIKTAVVAADEREASANGVGRAALNFGHTIGHALEAESAYGLRHGEAVALGMTAALELAVRLMRFPAALRDRVEALITALGLPTRLDRPLDLGVTLARLASDKKSAGGRVRFVLPCAIGSIEWAEPSEADVRAGLARLMVR, from the coding sequence ATGACATCAAACTCTCACAGCTCGGTGACCGTTGAACTCGGCGAGCGTTCGTATTCCATCCACATCGGCGCGGGCTTGCTCGATGGTCTGGGCGCGTCTGTGCGATCGTGTTGCCCCGGTGCGCGGCAAGTAGCCGTCGTCACCGATTCAAACGTCGGCCCGCTCTACGCCGATCGCGCGTTGACCTCGCTTGCTGCCGAAGGGTTCGCGGCGACGTGGATGACGATTCCCGCGGGCGAGTCGTCCAAATCGCTCGCGATCGCATCCGAGCTTTACGACGCGCTCGCCGAGGGGCGACACGCGCGCGATGAGCCGATCATCGCATTGGGTGGTGGCGTCGTGGGAGACGTGGCGGGCTTCGTCGCGGCGACCTGGCTGCGCGGCGTGCCGCTGATCCAGTGCCCGACGACCACGGAAGCGTGCTTCGATGCGTCCGTCGGGGGCAAGACGGCTGTCAATCATGCGGCTGGAAAGAATCTGATCGGCGCGTTTCACCAGCCGGCCCTGGTTTGCATCGATACGGCTTGCCTGGCCACGTTGAGCGATCGCGACTATCGCGCGGGGCTGGCCGAGTCGGTCAAGCACGCGATCATCGCCGACGAGGCGTTTCTGACCTGGCACGAGCAGCACGCCGCCGCGATTTGTTCGCGCGACGATGCCGCGCTGGTGCAACTCGTACGCCGCAACTGCGAGATCAAAACCGCCGTCGTCGCTGCTGACGAGCGCGAGGCATCCGCGAACGGCGTCGGGCGGGCGGCCTTGAACTTCGGCCACACGATCGGCCATGCGCTGGAGGCGGAATCGGCATACGGGCTTCGGCACGGTGAGGCCGTGGCGCTGGGAATGACGGCGGCGCTGGAGTTGGCGGTGCGACTCATGCGATTCCCGGCCGCGCTGCGCGATCGCGTGGAGGCGCTCATCACGGCGCTGGGACTACCGACTCGACTGGATCGGCCGCTCGACCTTGGCGTAACGCTCGCACGGCTCGCGTCGGACAAGAAATCCGCTGGCGGTCGTGTGCGATTCGTATTGCCTTGCGCGATCGGCTCGATTGAATGGGCCGAGCCATCCGAAGCGGACGTTCGCGCGGGCCTGGCACGACTGATGGTTCGCTGA
- the trxA_2 gene encoding Thioredoxin has protein sequence MSKRLMVAIIVLIFAGASRGEEPFAKMSFKEACAAAKRDSKVVLIDFYTTWCGPCKRMDKTTWKDKKVIAWMKEKTVALKVDAEEDVELAKKYTIEGYPTIVFIKPDGTEIDRLVGGRDADGFLEDANAALSGKDGIARAKEKLKGGENDPMMRKQYAQSLEQKGKYDEALDEYLWCFDHGASSAGFGGVRLSFLLSDIHRLSAKLPRARQELEKRRDKAEAKVFAKSGGDSPFDPVRMNSLMEYNAINRTLGDLEKSLTLYDKVIAEEEPNPVFIRILLRDISELLVKKQRYADLLKGTGNAKDFVEQEISQFSMMTKALSKSKHADTMKDAAASLRKGVVDGCTPVYESLVGTGQHKQAEWVSNKLIEFDGSAETYIALMKRAVRAGNNELARKLAASAAKSLEGENAERVAHAAKDIPTE, from the coding sequence ATGTCCAAACGCCTGATGGTTGCCATCATCGTGTTGATTTTCGCGGGAGCATCGCGCGGCGAGGAGCCGTTCGCAAAGATGAGCTTCAAGGAGGCATGCGCCGCCGCGAAGCGCGATTCGAAAGTCGTGCTGATCGACTTCTACACGACGTGGTGCGGGCCCTGCAAACGGATGGACAAGACCACCTGGAAGGACAAGAAGGTCATCGCGTGGATGAAGGAGAAGACGGTCGCACTGAAGGTCGACGCGGAGGAAGACGTCGAACTGGCGAAGAAGTACACCATCGAGGGATATCCTACGATTGTCTTTATCAAACCGGACGGGACGGAGATCGACCGCCTCGTCGGCGGGCGCGATGCGGACGGTTTTCTCGAAGACGCCAATGCAGCCCTCTCCGGCAAGGACGGCATCGCCCGCGCGAAGGAGAAGCTCAAGGGCGGCGAGAACGACCCGATGATGCGCAAACAATACGCCCAGTCGCTGGAGCAGAAGGGCAAGTACGACGAAGCGCTGGATGAATACCTGTGGTGCTTTGACCACGGCGCGAGCAGCGCAGGGTTTGGGGGAGTCCGCCTCTCATTTCTGTTGTCCGACATTCATCGGTTGAGCGCGAAGCTGCCCCGCGCCCGGCAAGAACTGGAAAAGCGGCGTGACAAGGCGGAGGCCAAGGTCTTTGCCAAGTCGGGCGGCGACTCACCCTTTGACCCCGTTCGCATGAACTCGCTTATGGAGTACAACGCGATCAATCGAACACTTGGGGACCTCGAGAAGTCACTGACGCTCTATGACAAAGTCATCGCCGAGGAAGAGCCGAATCCGGTCTTCATCCGCATACTGCTACGGGACATCTCGGAGCTCCTCGTGAAGAAGCAGCGCTATGCGGATTTGCTCAAAGGCACGGGCAACGCGAAAGACTTTGTGGAGCAGGAGATTTCGCAATTCAGCATGATGACGAAGGCGCTCTCCAAATCGAAGCACGCTGATACGATGAAGGACGCGGCGGCGTCACTTCGAAAGGGCGTCGTGGATGGTTGCACACCGGTCTATGAGTCGCTCGTTGGAACGGGACAGCACAAACAGGCAGAATGGGTATCCAACAAGTTGATTGAATTCGACGGCTCCGCCGAAACGTACATCGCACTCATGAAGCGCGCCGTTCGAGCCGGCAACAACGAACTCGCCCGCAAACTTGCAGCTTCCGCCGCGAAGAGCCTCGAAGGCGAAAACGCCGAGCGCGTGGCCCACGCCGCGAAGGACATTCCGACGGAATGA
- the dnaK_1 gene encoding Chaperone protein DnaK, translated as MAKIIGIDLGTTNSVVAVMEAGSPKVLTNAMGARTTPSVVAFTDKGERLVGQVAKHQQVTNPTNTVFSIKRFMGRRHSEVGSEEKLVPYTITGGAEELVKVKIRDKEYTPPEISAMILQDLKKTAEDYLGEKVTAAVITVPAYFNDSQRKATQEAGIIAGFDVKRVLPEPTAAALAYGMDKKKGGKIAVFDLGGGTFDISILDVGEGVFETLSINGDTHLGGDDYDQVMIDYVAEEFRKQYGIDLRKDPMAHQRLKEACEKAKCELSSSMETAINLPFITADASGPKHLNLTLTRSKFEQITEPLTERCRRPVLKALEDAKLSAGDIDECILVGGSTRIPAVQRLCKEIFGKEPNRSVNPDEAVGAGAAIQAGIIGGEVKDILVLDVTPLSLGVETLGGVMTVMIPRNTTIPTSKKEVYSTAADSQPEVTIQVLQGERPMAIDNRSLGKFNLTGIPPAPRGVPQIEVTFDIDANGILHVSAKDLGTGKENKIRIEGSSGLSEAEVEKMRKEAESHAADDQRKRELIDARNQADNLIYQTEKTLKEHGEKVPADERGKVESAINNLRDRLKGDDAGAIKKASEAVMTASQTLGKIIYEQAAKAGGAGGDGASGAPGGDGFGAAGASGGGSSSAKKDDDVIDAEFEVKK; from the coding sequence ATGGCCAAGATCATCGGAATCGACCTCGGCACCACCAACTCGGTCGTCGCCGTCATGGAGGCGGGTTCGCCCAAGGTGCTCACCAACGCGATGGGCGCGCGGACGACGCCCTCGGTCGTCGCCTTCACTGACAAGGGCGAGCGGCTCGTGGGCCAGGTCGCCAAGCATCAGCAGGTGACCAACCCGACCAACACCGTCTTCAGCATCAAGCGATTCATGGGCCGGCGACACAGTGAAGTCGGCTCGGAAGAGAAGCTCGTGCCCTACACGATCACCGGCGGCGCCGAGGAGCTGGTGAAGGTCAAGATTCGCGACAAGGAATACACCCCGCCGGAAATCTCCGCCATGATCCTGCAGGATCTCAAAAAGACGGCTGAAGATTATCTCGGCGAAAAAGTCACCGCAGCCGTCATCACCGTGCCGGCCTATTTCAACGACTCGCAGCGCAAGGCGACGCAGGAAGCGGGCATCATCGCCGGTTTCGACGTGAAGCGCGTGCTGCCCGAGCCGACGGCCGCGGCGCTGGCCTACGGCATGGACAAGAAGAAGGGCGGCAAGATCGCCGTGTTCGACCTGGGCGGCGGTACGTTTGATATTTCCATCCTCGATGTCGGCGAGGGTGTCTTCGAGACGCTTTCGATCAACGGCGACACGCACCTGGGCGGCGACGACTACGACCAGGTGATGATCGACTACGTCGCCGAGGAGTTTCGCAAGCAGTACGGCATCGACCTGCGCAAGGACCCGATGGCGCACCAGCGCCTGAAGGAAGCCTGCGAGAAGGCCAAGTGCGAGCTGTCCAGCTCGATGGAAACGGCGATCAACCTGCCGTTCATCACGGCTGACGCAAGCGGGCCGAAGCACCTGAACCTGACGCTGACGCGGAGCAAGTTCGAGCAGATCACCGAGCCGCTGACGGAGCGGTGTCGGCGGCCGGTGCTCAAGGCGCTGGAGGATGCGAAGCTCTCGGCGGGCGACATCGACGAGTGCATCCTCGTCGGTGGATCGACGCGCATCCCGGCCGTGCAGCGGCTGTGCAAGGAGATTTTCGGGAAGGAGCCGAACCGCAGCGTCAATCCCGACGAGGCGGTGGGAGCGGGCGCGGCGATTCAGGCGGGCATCATCGGCGGCGAGGTGAAGGACATCCTCGTGCTGGATGTCACGCCGTTGTCACTGGGCGTCGAGACGCTCGGCGGCGTGATGACCGTGATGATCCCGCGCAATACGACCATCCCGACCAGCAAGAAGGAGGTTTACTCCACGGCGGCCGACAGCCAGCCGGAGGTGACCATCCAGGTGCTCCAGGGCGAGCGGCCGATGGCGATCGACAACCGATCGCTGGGCAAGTTCAACCTGACGGGCATTCCGCCGGCGCCGCGCGGCGTGCCGCAGATCGAGGTGACATTCGACATCGACGCGAACGGCATCCTGCACGTGTCGGCGAAGGACCTGGGCACGGGCAAGGAGAACAAGATTCGCATCGAGGGATCGAGCGGGCTGTCCGAGGCCGAGGTGGAGAAGATGCGCAAGGAGGCCGAGAGCCACGCCGCCGACGACCAGCGCAAGCGCGAGCTGATCGACGCGCGGAACCAGGCCGACAACCTCATCTACCAGACCGAAAAGACGCTGAAGGAACACGGCGAGAAAGTGCCGGCCGACGAGCGCGGCAAGGTCGAGAGCGCGATCAACAACCTGCGCGATCGGCTGAAGGGCGACGACGCCGGCGCGATCAAGAAGGCGTCTGAAGCCGTGATGACCGCCAGCCAGACGCTTGGCAAGATCATCTACGAACAGGCGGCCAAGGCGGGCGGCGCGGGTGGCGACGGTGCCAGCGGCGCCCCGGGCGGCGATGGCTTTGGCGCGGCCGGCGCATCCGGCGGCGGGTCATCGAGCGCGAAAAAGGATGATGATGTGATCGATGCGGAGTTTGAGGTGAAGAAGTAA